Below is a genomic region from Flavobacterium ginsengisoli.
CTAAAAAATATTTCCAAAAACCAAATGTTTCATTTGTCTGTGAAGATGCAGAAAAATGGATTTTAAATTATAAAGGTTTAAAGTTTGATTTGATTTTTGCTGATGCGTGGCCAGGAAAATATGTGGTTTTAGATGAAACTCTAAGCTTATTGAAATCTGGCGGAATTTATTTAATTGACGACATGTTGCCGCAACCAAACTGGCCGCTAAATCATGATAAAAATGTCGAAAGACTTATTCAGGATTTAGAAAACAGAACAGACATTCAATTGACTAAAATGTGCTGGTCAACAGGTTTGATTCTGATAACAAAAAAATAAAATAGTAAGCATTTGGCTTATTGCAAAAGCTAACAATATAATAATGGAAAAAAGAAAAATTGAAATAATGGATACGACGCTTCGTGATGGTGAACAAACATCGGGAGTTTCATTTTCTGCTGCAGAAAAACTAACCATTGCGCAATTGTTGTTGGAGGAATTAAATATTGATAGAATCGAAATTGCTTCTGCCCGCGTGAGCGAAGGAGAATTTCAGGCCGTAAAAGGCATTACTTCATGGGCCGAAGAACGCGGTTACATTGACAGAATCGAAGTTCTGACGTTTGTTGACGGTGGTGTTTCAATTGACTGGATGAAAAAAGCCGGTGCCAAAGTACAGAATTTATTGACCAAAGGTTCAATGAATCACTTAACACATCAATTAAAAAAAACTCCCGAACAGCATTTTTCTGAAATAGCTCACATCATTTCTTTAGCAAAAGAAAATAATATTGAAACCAATGTTTATCTGGAAGACTGGAGCAACGGAATGCGAAATTCACCAGATTATGTTTTTCAATTCTTGGATTTCTTAGCAACACAGCCAATTAAAAGAGTTTTACTTCCCGATACTTTAGGCGTTTTAATTCCGTCTCTAACTTTTGAGTTTATTTCAAAAATCAGAGCAAAATATCCAAACATTCATTTTGATTTCCACGCGCACAACGATTACGATTTAAGTGTTGCTAACGTTATGGAAGCGATAAAAGCCGGAATCAACGGACTTCACGTAACGGTAAACGGAATGGGAGAACGCGCTGGAAATGCACCTCTTGAAAGCACTGTTGCTGTTATCAATGATTATATGCCAGAAGTAAATATCGGCATTAAAGAAACTTCATTGTATTCTGTAAGTAAGCTGGTTGAAACTTTTACAGGTTATAGAATTCCTGCAAACAAACCAATTGTAGGCGATAACGTTTTTACTCAAACTGCCGGAATCCATGCTGACGGAGACAATAAAAACAATTTATATTTCAACGACCTTCTTCCGGAACGTTTTGGAAGAAAACGTAAATACGCTCTAGGAAAAACTTCTGGAAAAGCCAATATTGAAAAGAATCTTCAGGAGTTAGGTTTAAAACTAAACAACGAAGATTTAAAATTGGTTACCCAAAGAATTATTGAATTGGGCGACAAAAAAGAAACCGTAACCAAGGAAGATCTGCCATACATTATTTCTGATGTTTTGGACAGTCATACTTACGAAGAAAAAATCACCATAAATTCTTATATGCTGGTTCATTCTAAAGGAATGCGCCCATCTACGACCTTATCTCTAAATTTAAACGGAGAAATAATCGAAGAAAATGCACAAGGAGATGGTCAGTTTGATGCTTTTATGAATGCTTTATCGAAGATTTACAAAAGCAAAAAACTTACGCTTCCAAAATTAATCGATTATGCCGTGAGAATCCCGCCAGGAAGTAGTTCTGATGCGTTGTGCGAAACCATTATCACATGGGTTAACAACGGAAAAGAATTTAAAACCCGCGGATTAGATTCAGATCAAACCGTTGCAGCGATAATTGCAACACAGAAAATGTTGAATATAATTACATAGGTTCTAAGTTGCTGAGATTCTAAGCTACTAAGTTTTTCTTCTTTGAACTCAGAATCTCAGCAACTCAGAATCTCAGAACCTTAGAACCTTTTAAAAAATATAGAATGAAATTAAACATAGCCCTTTTAGCCGGAGACGGAATCGGACCAGAAGTAATCGATCAAGCAGTAAAAGTATCTGATGCAATTGCACAAAAATTTGGACATGAAATAACTTGGAAACCAGCTTTAACTGGAGCAGCTGCAATTGATGCAGTAGGAGAACCATATCCAGATTCAACACACGAAGTTTGTAAAAATGCTGATGCCGTTCTTTTTGGAGCAATCGGACACCCAAAATACGATAACGATCCTTCTGCGCCAGTTCGTCCAGAACAAGGTTTGTTAAAAATGCGTAAAGCATTAGGTTTGTTTGCAAACGTAAGACCAACTTTTACATTCCCTTCTTTATTGGATAAATCTCCTTTAAAAAGAGAAAGAATCGAAGGAACTGATTTAGTTTTCTTAAGAGAATTAACAGGCGGAATTTACTTTGGTGAAAAAGGAAGAAAAGATAACGGAGATACAGCTTATGATAACTGCGTTTATACAAGAGCTGAAGTACAGCGTTTAGCTAAAAAAGGTTTTGAATTAGCTATGACACGTTCTAAAAAATTATGTTGCGTAGATAAAGCAAACGTTTTGGAAACCTCACGTTTGTGGAGAGAAACAGTTCAGGCAATGGAAAAAGATTATCCAGAGGTTGAAGTTAGCTACGAATTTGTTGACGCTGTAGCAATGCGTTTAGTTCAATGGCCAAATTCTTATGACGTATTAATTACGGAAAACTTATTTGGAGACATCTTAACAGACGAAGCTTCTGTAATTTCAGGTTCAATGGGATTAATGCCTTCTGCATCTATGGGAGCTGAAGTATCTTTATTTGAACCTATTCACGGTTCTTATCCGCAAGCTACAGGATTAAACATCGCTAACCCAATGGCTACTGTTTTGTCTGCCGCTATGATGT
It encodes:
- a CDS encoding O-methyltransferase; translation: MNDNSIVLPKFYSEIKSDSEKISFSMPSDLQTGSFLRTLSATKKDGHFLELGTGTGLSLAWLIEGMGENSSLISIDNTAEYQDIAKKYFQKPNVSFVCEDAEKWILNYKGLKFDLIFADAWPGKYVVLDETLSLLKSGGIYLIDDMLPQPNWPLNHDKNVERLIQDLENRTDIQLTKMCWSTGLILITKK
- a CDS encoding alpha-isopropylmalate synthase regulatory domain-containing protein yields the protein MEKRKIEIMDTTLRDGEQTSGVSFSAAEKLTIAQLLLEELNIDRIEIASARVSEGEFQAVKGITSWAEERGYIDRIEVLTFVDGGVSIDWMKKAGAKVQNLLTKGSMNHLTHQLKKTPEQHFSEIAHIISLAKENNIETNVYLEDWSNGMRNSPDYVFQFLDFLATQPIKRVLLPDTLGVLIPSLTFEFISKIRAKYPNIHFDFHAHNDYDLSVANVMEAIKAGINGLHVTVNGMGERAGNAPLESTVAVINDYMPEVNIGIKETSLYSVSKLVETFTGYRIPANKPIVGDNVFTQTAGIHADGDNKNNLYFNDLLPERFGRKRKYALGKTSGKANIEKNLQELGLKLNNEDLKLVTQRIIELGDKKETVTKEDLPYIISDVLDSHTYEEKITINSYMLVHSKGMRPSTTLSLNLNGEIIEENAQGDGQFDAFMNALSKIYKSKKLTLPKLIDYAVRIPPGSSSDALCETIITWVNNGKEFKTRGLDSDQTVAAIIATQKMLNIIT
- the leuB gene encoding 3-isopropylmalate dehydrogenase, producing MKLNIALLAGDGIGPEVIDQAVKVSDAIAQKFGHEITWKPALTGAAAIDAVGEPYPDSTHEVCKNADAVLFGAIGHPKYDNDPSAPVRPEQGLLKMRKALGLFANVRPTFTFPSLLDKSPLKRERIEGTDLVFLRELTGGIYFGEKGRKDNGDTAYDNCVYTRAEVQRLAKKGFELAMTRSKKLCCVDKANVLETSRLWRETVQAMEKDYPEVEVSYEFVDAVAMRLVQWPNSYDVLITENLFGDILTDEASVISGSMGLMPSASMGAEVSLFEPIHGSYPQATGLNIANPMATVLSAAMMFENFGLMEEGKAMRDAVNKALEAGVVTEDLANGGKAYGTKEVGDWLVANI